The following are encoded in a window of Bacillus sp. es.036 genomic DNA:
- the truA gene encoding tRNA pseudouridine(38-40) synthase TruA, with the protein MQRIKMTLTYDGTAFNGYQVQPNGRTVQEELQRALKQMHKGEAVQVTGSGRTDARVHAFGQVIHFDTTLSIPLENWTKALNAQLPDDVRVLHSEAVSSDFHARYDVVRKTYQYRVHNRAAVDVFRRNYAVHEPQTLDIMEMKRAATYLSGEHDFTSFCASKTDVKNKVRTIYRIEIEQVQDELVFTFEGSGFLYNMVRILMGTLFEVGKGRRSADDIPIILEAKDRNKAGKTAPPHGLYLWKVSYS; encoded by the coding sequence AATGACGCTCACTTACGATGGGACGGCTTTTAATGGTTATCAGGTGCAACCAAATGGACGCACAGTGCAGGAGGAACTGCAGCGTGCCTTAAAGCAAATGCACAAAGGTGAAGCTGTCCAGGTTACGGGGTCTGGAAGAACAGACGCACGGGTGCATGCATTTGGTCAGGTGATCCATTTTGATACAACACTATCGATTCCTCTTGAAAATTGGACGAAAGCGTTAAATGCGCAGCTTCCTGATGACGTGAGGGTTTTACATTCAGAAGCTGTATCAAGTGATTTTCATGCTAGATATGACGTTGTTCGAAAAACCTACCAGTATCGGGTGCACAATCGTGCAGCGGTTGACGTTTTTAGAAGAAACTATGCTGTGCATGAGCCACAGACGCTTGATATCATGGAAATGAAGCGTGCAGCTACTTATCTTAGTGGTGAGCATGACTTCACATCTTTTTGTGCCAGTAAGACAGATGTGAAGAATAAAGTAAGGACTATCTATCGAATTGAGATTGAGCAAGTGCAAGATGAACTTGTTTTTACGTTCGAAGGGAGCGGCTTTCTATATAATATGGTCCGCATACTAATGGGCACGTTGTTTGAGGTTGGAAAAGGGCGCCGTTCAGCTGATGACATTCCGATAATCCTAGAAGCAAAGGATCGAAACAAGGCAGGAAAAACGGCTCCTCCACATGGACTCTATTTATGGAAAGTCTCGTATTCTTAA
- the rplM gene encoding 50S ribosomal protein L13, which produces MRTTFMAKGHEVERKWYIVDAEGQTLGRLASEVAAILRGKNKVTFTPHVDTGDHVIILNAEKIELTGNKLNDKMYYRHSGHPGGLKSRNALEMRTNRSEQMLELAIKGMLPKNSLGRQMIKKLHVFAGSEHNHQAQQPEKYELRG; this is translated from the coding sequence ATGCGTACAACATTTATGGCTAAAGGCCACGAAGTCGAGCGCAAATGGTACATCGTTGATGCTGAAGGTCAAACACTTGGCCGTCTTGCTAGTGAAGTAGCAGCGATCCTACGCGGTAAAAATAAAGTAACTTTCACACCTCACGTTGACACTGGTGATCATGTGATCATCCTTAACGCTGAGAAAATTGAACTAACTGGTAACAAACTTAATGACAAGATGTATTACCGTCATAGTGGACACCCAGGTGGTTTAAAATCAAGAAATGCTCTAGAAATGCGTACTAACCGTTCAGAGCAAATGCTTGAACTTGCAATCAAAGGTATGCTTCCAAAGAACAGCCTTGGTCGCCAAATGATTAAAAAGCTTCATGTATTCGCTGGTAGCGAGCACAATCACCAGGCACAACAGCCTGAAAAATACGAACTAAGAGGTTAA